Sequence from the Caldisericia bacterium genome:
GCAATTGGAAATATTCCTTTAAAGCAGAATCTTGCAGTTACTGGATCTGTCAATCAGAAAGGTGAAATCCAACCTGTGGGAGGAGTAAATAGAAAAATTGAAGGTTTCTTTGACACCTGTAAAGTTAAAGGCTTAACCGGAGATCAAGGTGTCATTATTCCTTATGAAAACATAGATGATTTGATGCTTAAGGACGAGGTTATAGAAGCGGTGAGAGAGGGAAAATTCCATATTTATGCTGTTAAAACCATTGATGAGGGAATGGAACTTTTAAGTGATCTCTCCATGGATGAGATAAATGAAAGGGTAAACAAATCTCTTCGTGAGCTTGCAATGGGTTTAAAGAGGTTTGGAGAAAAGGAGAAGGGTGAAGATAAAGACAAAAAGTCCTGAAGAAACTAAAAGGGCTGGTGAGGAATTTGGAAGAAAATTAAAACCTGGTGATATTGTTCTGGTAATAGGAGAATTGGGAGCAGGAAAATCTGTATTTATAAGAGGGATAGCAAAGGGACTTAAAGTAAAGGAAATTGTAAAATCACCATCCTTTGTTATAATTCAGGAATTTGAAGGGAAATACCCCTTTTACCATGTTGACCTCTACAGAACTGACGTTCAAGAAATTGCTGAACTGGGAATCTTTGAGCTTATGGATAAAGGAATTGTCTGTATTGAATGGGGTGAGAGAATTCTACCTCTTCTCAAACATGTGAAAAAAATAATTGTTAACATAAAAAAACTTGAAGGAAATATAAGGGAGATAGAAATACATGATACATCTATCAATTAATACAGCTATAGAGCCGTATGGAATTGGAGCTTTTGAAGATGAGAAATTTCTTGGGGGATTCTCTTGGAACTTCTCTGAGTCTAAAAAGAATCTGCATTTTGTATTTTTGGAGTCGCTACTAAATGACCTTAAAATATCCCGTGAAGATTTTAAGTTTATAACTATAGTGGGAGGTCCTGGAAGTTTTACAGGTTTAAGGATTGGTTTTACAATGGCAAAGACTATAGGTTTCATAATGAAAACTCCCCTTGTTGTTCCATCAACATTTGAAGTTCTAAAGTATGTA
This genomic interval carries:
- a CDS encoding tRNA (adenosine(37)-N6)-threonylcarbamoyltransferase complex dimerization subunit type 1 TsaB: MIHLSINTAIEPYGIGAFEDEKFLGGFSWNFSESKKNLHFVFLESLLNDLKISREDFKFITIVGGPGSFTGLRIGFTMAKTIGFIMKTPLVVPSTFEVLKYVAKIDGLFVINAGLGEVFVSDGDKVEIMKFEDLKRVERILIFPERSLFIKAKKGINLNISISEVGKIGFYKYNKGEIVDYENALPYYMRDTKEIFKPYKEE
- the tsaE gene encoding tRNA (adenosine(37)-N6)-threonylcarbamoyltransferase complex ATPase subunit type 1 TsaE → MKIKTKSPEETKRAGEEFGRKLKPGDIVLVIGELGAGKSVFIRGIAKGLKVKEIVKSPSFVIIQEFEGKYPFYHVDLYRTDVQEIAELGIFELMDKGIVCIEWGERILPLLKHVKKIIVNIKKLEGNIREIEIHDTSIN